ATTGATGACTTCACATTCAAACCACTCCCTTTCAGGCTAGTAAGACCTCCATTCTTCAATTTCGCAAAGAACATCATCAAGTATGCGCTTACCACTGATGATAATATCACCATAGAACTGAAAGACGAGGGTAATGATTACTATTTCAAACTAACAATCAATGAGGAACAACAGGTTGAATTCTTTGGAAAAGCCTTCCACATGCCTCTTCCCCCATTCGATATCGGCAATACGACTTCTATTTATGAATTATGGATTAATAAATCGGATAATTTACCTTTTAAGGAGCGAAGGGAAATGTCACATGATATTTCCGTTTCAACTTGTTCCAACCTTCAGATTAACAAGCTCAACATCAGAGACTTTAACATCAATGATTATTTCCCCAAAGATTATGAAACAGTTAAATACAGCGATCTCCACAAGAAAAGCGGAGACTCGCCATCCACATCCGGACTCACAGGCCAAAAAGCTCCGGGATGGATATTAGAAAATATAGATGGACAGTCTTTATCACTTGCCAACTGCAAAAGCAAAGTCATACTAATCAATTTCACCGGCATTGGCTGTGGCGCCTGCCAGGCAGCTGTACCTTTTCTGAAAAAGTTAAAAGAGTTATTCAGCAACGAGGAGTTTGATCTCATTGCTATAGAATCCTGGAGCCACAATGCATCCGCCATCCGAAACTACGCCAAACGGAAAGATTTGAATTATACGATTCTAAATGCCACGAACGAAGTTATCAAACAATACCAGACAGGTGGGGCTGCGCCCTTCTTTTTCATACTGGACCAGAAACGAATCATACGAAAAATAATCAGAGGATATAGCACAGAGAATACAGATAAAGAAATTATAAATGCAATCAAAGAACTATTATGAACAGACTGTTTACCTTCCTTTTCTTGTCCCTGCTATTCAACATAGTACAAGCACAATTACGGAGTCCCGAATATCAAAAAGGAAAAGCCATACTAAGCGGCACAATAGC
This sequence is a window from Bacteroides thetaiotaomicron VPI-5482. Protein-coding genes within it:
- a CDS encoding peroxiredoxin family protein, translating into MKTKLLLITLLFATMPAVNAQNRERDYLKKVFANLEKIESATYYVANESWQPGDSTALSILHGFIKEYNHPIDSTIGASYVSLDAKDTTKLNFCYDGNVRVEAYHDNKKLVIDDFTFKPLPFRLVRPPFFNFAKNIIKYALTTDDNITIELKDEGNDYYFKLTINEEQQVEFFGKAFHMPLPPFDIGNTTSIYELWINKSDNLPFKERREMSHDISVSTCSNLQINKLNIRDFNINDYFPKDYETVKYSDLHKKSGDSPSTSGLTGQKAPGWILENIDGQSLSLANCKSKVILINFTGIGCGACQAAVPFLKKLKELFSNEEFDLIAIESWSHNASAIRNYAKRKDLNYTILNATNEVIKQYQTGGAAPFFFILDQKRIIRKIIRGYSTENTDKEIINAIKELL